The genome window TTGGACGGAAATAGAAGAAAAATTAGCCGCGGCTATTCAAAATGCGATGTCAGGAAAAGCCAGTCCGCAGGAAGCATTAAATGCCGCTAAAGCAGAAATTGAACAAATTTTGAAATGATTTGAGTGAATTATCCGCTTGAGGCAGAAAAAATACAATCTGCCTCAAGTTCTGCTTAAACAAGACGAAATACTGTTTTTTAGAAAGAGAGGTTTCTATGAAACTGATTTCACGCAAAACGTTGCTTTTATTTTTTGCGCCGGGAGCAATATTTATGGGATTATTTTTGATTTATCCCATTATAAAAATGGTTTTTGACAGTATGTTTACTTTTTCCCCCACCGGGGTCCGCTCCTTTGTTGGAATGTTCAATTATGTGGAGGCATTTACAAATGAAAGTTTCCTGAAACCATTGCAAAATACGATAATTTATATAGTAACGGCCGTTATGACCGAACTGATAATTGGATTTGTGTTTGCGCTTTTTTTAGAAAATGAGTTTAAAGGCAGCAAGATATTACGTTCGCTGATGCTGACCCCGCTGATGGTTGCGCCTTTAGTGGCGGGTCTTATTTGGCGGTTAATGTTTAGCGGGCAGTTTGGAATTATCAATCAAATTTTGATAAATTTTCATATTATTGGGAGCAGCAGTGATATTTTATGGTTGGCAGATGAAAGGATTGCTTTGTTTTCCTGTGCCATTGCAGATATTTGGCTGACGACTCCGTTTATGATGCTGATGCTTTTGGCTGGACTTCAGGGAATAGACAAAAGTATGCTGGAATCAGCTAGTATCGACGGCGCAAATATTTTTCAGCAGATTTTATTCATTAAGCTGCCAATGATTAAACCCATTTTGCTGACAGCTTTGTCGGTCAGAATTATTGATGCCGCTAGGACATTTGACATTATTTGGGCCATGACCCAGGGCGGACCTAATCGTTCATCGGAAGTAATCAGCGTTGTAATTTATAAAACCTTGACTCGGTATGGCAAACAAGGGTATGCTAGCGCAATGGCGGTTTTATTTGTAATTGCTCTGGTTGCATTCACGTTAATATTTATGCAAAGTTTGTGGCGACCGTCCAGGAAAGGCGAAAAATGATGAAAAAGCAAAAAATGAAGTTTGGTTTAATTGCCGGCGTAACCGTTATGTTTTTGATTATTTGGCTATTGCCATACCTTTATCTGATTAGTTCTGCCTTTAAAACCAGCGCAGAAGTGATTTCGATTCCGGTTAAGTTTTTTCCGACCGCATTATCAACGGAAAATTTTATGGCTTTGTTTAGCCGGTTACCGGTTTTGACTTATATCAGCAATAGCTTTATTTGTGCGGTAGCCTCGACCGCTGTCGCTGTAGTTCTGGGGTCACTTTCCGCCTATGCCATTGCTCGGTCAGGTGCGAAGTTGTCTACGCTATTGATTGTATTGATTCTGTGCTTGAAAATGATTCCAACATCCAGCATTGCAGTGCCAATTTATGAATTGATTATTGGTTTGGGTCTCTATGACACCAGATTTGCCTTAATCATAGTTTATGCGGCAATCAATATGCCCTTTGTTATTTGGACAATGATTAGCTTTTATAGAAATATACCTGTCACATTAGATGAAGCAGCTTGTATTGACGGAGCCAGTAGTTTTCAAACTTTTTATAAGATTATTTTGCCGATTTGTGCTCCGGGTATCGCGACAGCAGCCATTTTTACCGTTTTCTTAGCGTGGAATGATTTCTTATTATCGCTCCTGCTGACTAGCTTGAATGCTAAAACTTTTACGGTTGGTTTATCGGAGTTTTTGTCGGCGTATAGTCTGGACTTGGGGCCGATGTGTGCTGGGGCTTTTCTCTTTAGCTTTCCGGTTATGATCTTAGCGATGATGGCGCAAAAGTATATTGTTCGCGGGCAAACGGCCGGGGCGGTGAAAGGATAAAAATTATGAACAACGAAAAGCATGAACAACGAATCAAAGAAGCGGAAAAAGCCATTACTGCTGGCAGCTTTTTAGCCCAGCAGGGAAAATACCGGCAAGCCTACCATTTTATGGCTCCGGCAGGTTGGATTAATGACCCTAACGGTTTAATTTATTTTCAAAAGAAATATCATTTGTTTTATCAATATAATCCTTATCAGGCAGTTTGGGGAAGTATGCATTGGGGGCATGCCGTTAGTGATGATTTGCTGCATTGGGATCATTGGCCGATTGCGCTTGCTCCGTCTGAAAGCTATGATGATCATCCGGAAGGCGGTTGCTTTTCTGGTTCGGCTGTAGAGGATAACGGGGAGCTAAATCTGCTCTATACAGCCGCAGTCAATACGGAATATGGTTCTGTCCAAACGCAGTGCTTAGCAGTGAGCACGGACGGAGCGAAAAGTTTTCAGAAATACGATCATAACCCGGTAATTTCTGCTTTGCCGGCGGGAATTTCAGAGGATTTTCGGGATCCTAAAGTGATACGTTATCAAAATTTTTGGTATTTAGTACTGGGAGCTTCTTCCGGCAGTGGAGCCAGAGGAGGAGGTGATGGCTGCGCACTACTTTATCAATCATCTGATTTAAAAAAATGGGAATATCGGGGAGTAATTGCCCGGTCAGATGGAAAATTGGGCTCAATGTGGGAATGCCCAGATTTGTTTCCACTTAGGGATAAATGGATATTGCTGTTCTCGCCAATGCTTTGTGGGGAGAAAAAAACCATATATCTAATTGGGAGTATGAACTTTGAAACGGCTTGCTTTTTGCCGGAGCAGCAAGGAGAATTAGACTTTGGACCTGACTATTATGCGCCGGCTTCCTTTCTTGACCCAAAGGGAAGGCGAGTTTTGATGGCTTGGGCGAATGGCTGGGAATGGATGCCTTGGCATACGGGTTTTGGGAAAACGGAAAACGAAGGTTGGAGAGGGCATTTGGCAATTCCCCGTGAGCTTAGACGATTAGAGAGCGGTCAATTACAGTTTATACCAATTCAGGAATTAGAGACATTAAGAACTAAGCCGAAAAAATATACAGCATTTACTCTTCCGGCAGGAGAAGTATTTGAAATTCAAGCAGGGAATGGAATTCAATGTGAATTGATTTTTGAAATTAGTTTAAAGAATACTTCGGCTGAGTATATTCATTTTAATTTGCGCTGCGGTGCAGCCGAGCGAGTGAGAATAACTGTCAATTTATTAGGAAAAGACTTAATTTGGCAAAAAAAGGAAAGTTCAGGTGAAATAACGACAATTTGCCGACCGCTTTATGCTGAGCAAAACGAGAATTTTAAAATGCATATCTTTATGGATACTTGTTCTGTTGAAGTGCTGGCGGATAATTACCGGTTGGCAGCTTCGGGAAATGTTTATTTTTCAGCAGACAGCAATCGAATTTATATTGAAGCCGAAGGTGGCGAGGCGAGCTTTAATAATATTTATACATATGGCTTGAAGTCGTGTCAGCAGAATTAAAGGGAATTATGTTATGGCCAGTAATAG of Lachnospiraceae bacterium oral taxon 500 contains these proteins:
- a CDS encoding sugar ABC transporter permease, which gives rise to MMKKQKMKFGLIAGVTVMFLIIWLLPYLYLISSAFKTSAEVISIPVKFFPTALSTENFMALFSRLPVLTYISNSFICAVASTAVAVVLGSLSAYAIARSGAKLSTLLIVLILCLKMIPTSSIAVPIYELIIGLGLYDTRFALIIVYAAINMPFVIWTMISFYRNIPVTLDEAACIDGASSFQTFYKIILPICAPGIATAAIFTVFLAWNDFLLSLLLTSLNAKTFTVGLSEFLSAYSLDLGPMCAGAFLFSFPVMILAMMAQKYIVRGQTAGAVKG
- a CDS encoding sugar ABC transporter permease, which codes for MKLISRKTLLLFFAPGAIFMGLFLIYPIIKMVFDSMFTFSPTGVRSFVGMFNYVEAFTNESFLKPLQNTIIYIVTAVMTELIIGFVFALFLENEFKGSKILRSLMLTPLMVAPLVAGLIWRLMFSGQFGIINQILINFHIIGSSSDILWLADERIALFSCAIADIWLTTPFMMLMLLAGLQGIDKSMLESASIDGANIFQQILFIKLPMIKPILLTALSVRIIDAARTFDIIWAMTQGGPNRSSEVISVVIYKTLTRYGKQGYASAMAVLFVIALVAFTLIFMQSLWRPSRKGEK
- a CDS encoding sucrose-6-phosphate hydrolase; translated protein: MNNEKHEQRIKEAEKAITAGSFLAQQGKYRQAYHFMAPAGWINDPNGLIYFQKKYHLFYQYNPYQAVWGSMHWGHAVSDDLLHWDHWPIALAPSESYDDHPEGGCFSGSAVEDNGELNLLYTAAVNTEYGSVQTQCLAVSTDGAKSFQKYDHNPVISALPAGISEDFRDPKVIRYQNFWYLVLGASSGSGARGGGDGCALLYQSSDLKKWEYRGVIARSDGKLGSMWECPDLFPLRDKWILLFSPMLCGEKKTIYLIGSMNFETACFLPEQQGELDFGPDYYAPASFLDPKGRRVLMAWANGWEWMPWHTGFGKTENEGWRGHLAIPRELRRLESGQLQFIPIQELETLRTKPKKYTAFTLPAGEVFEIQAGNGIQCELIFEISLKNTSAEYIHFNLRCGAAERVRITVNLLGKDLIWQKKESSGEITTICRPLYAEQNENFKMHIFMDTCSVEVLADNYRLAASGNVYFSADSNRIYIEAEGGEASFNNIYTYGLKSCQQN